One part of the Cyprinus carpio isolate SPL01 chromosome A25, ASM1834038v1, whole genome shotgun sequence genome encodes these proteins:
- the LOC109111942 gene encoding UPF0606 protein KIAA1549L-like isoform X1, with product MAPRNARNNFYILGSGSGNGNAGTKGMSEWIGLSLCRKCVDLDGVWTKCLISVGITLLLVPSIFAIDDEARLEASGQPLSPSQDPTGGPNITVSSSLLEDEDFASQYHSPSARAESTREQPVFASVQTLQVAETQPQALVYSLPSPPGNSDNRTNQKSPGEQAVKVPNPPSPAHKLNSVLTTSSDETLSEFPRNPDLPTAPGSSFMIVAETDATLSDNVTTSVSFSAFNGTSPERAENASSGASASSNSHTVTSDNLQLTTVTTTTVTPLTVTSMTVTPPTAIVVAKEVATTIPTTTATQTTTTETEPPTTTTTTTTTTTTTTKVAPTTTKTPTTTLATTTPLQTTVVSTSGSTTTEQSTPPTDSSPLTCNVTERLWVKTVLSIQMRRNRLEAGMRQNLYKGFTQTLQRAFNDSNVRVQLEKDICTPSNVTVGYYILRGKTVLVASVVMDTLASYGFDKLLSDIREYVPVVLAIPSPVAPWLPSLGIHLQLKTVLRFVGPTDNIKSCGFIQMMEQRLENVFAEAQEKVEDSYGTLSVEILNTYQTGNSLAVTLVYVVWNGSTPLNGTVSSGLLNQLTAELVGYFLFFPPLIIAEPLEYHNLNTSAATRDYWVITVIQDVDSSSLEGSYQSFASLMEQRLAELFLVASRRGLRFRRATTVGDYTVQMVSIRRLSGPKNPAEMTYYIQVDGSPMTGTAAAKTLNTVDSQTMALTLGYFVQVQAEPVVKSLPSNLWILAVLIPVSLVMIVVVMAGAIICRRNRTVFKTSAFRNFHPRTKTSYRRDGSYHHQPVQGFDYAKQHMGQPGEEALTVTKETLVLSLPVRDAPLTQERVAVLQDGTASKRPQSTEMHLSRLPSEEGSVSSNESGKLNTGRSSTARRSTAQKAPKEEQHTRNDHYDSLTGSLRLITIKPMAAPLNYSYPDSSNHSQDSVILNGEVNMGLKQKSDIEHYRNKLRLKAKRKGYSDGPVTGSSGHMYSHRDRMRRENASLDLEDLRGPKEDRKPSTYVKYRRSDSHREPAYWSRQSLNTPSPVETEMDMLVMRERSRRGIRNSGYDGEPEPFEETDVDRLLSSLGFGGGHQVKGHSDSSTLSSQPSIDEVRQQMHLLLDNAFGLASAEPNPGNHHHHHHHPHSPYNPSHSSPYLDGVTSAPGTMNHPNGALQRGSSFGPDMHQCSLPKPGFRFTQLPDMGLGSPPPLIPPRGGAPPGTSLRCSTPDMSLKPGVSEASEMSQHNGTPYLPINRAPFPAVTVDESMTSYSGNPMTAVYAISANRPGYSDYFVLSPPSSYRSPSWMSYPPEPEDLPHQWNDTVKNQCHLETIC from the exons ATGAAGCAAGACTCGAGGCATCAGGACAACCCCTCAGTCCTTCCCAGGATCCAACCGGCGGCCCAAACATCACAGTCTCTTCGTCACTGCTGGAGGACGAAGACTTCGCCTCGCAGTACCACTCTCCATCAGCGAGGGCAGAAAGCACAAGGGAGCAGCCTGTGTTTGCCTCGGTGCAGACCCTGCAGGTTGCAGAGACACAGCCTCAGGCGCTGGTGTATTCTCTGCCCTCCCCACCCGGCAACAGTGACAATCGCACCAATCAAAAGTCCCCTGGGGAGCAGGCCGTCAAAGTGCCAAATCCACCGTCCCCGGCACATAAACTCAACAGTGTCTTGACCACTAGCTCAG ACGAGACTCTTAGTGAATTCCCCAGAAACCCTGATCTTCCCACCGCCCCGGGATCCTCTTTCATGATTGTGGCAGAGACAGATGCTACACTCTCTGACAATGTGACAACTTCAGTCTCCTTTTCCGCTTTTAACGGCACTTCTCCTGAAAGAGCTGAAAACGCTTCATCCGGCGCTTCAGCAAGCAGCAACTCCCACACTGTGACCAGCGACAATCTCCAGCTCACCACAGTGACCACCACGACTGTCACGCCCTTAACTGTGACATCAATGACTGTGACTCCACCCACTGCCATTGTTGTGGCAAAAGAGGTCGCGACCACCATACCAACCACCACAGCCACCCAGACCACAACAACCGAGACAGAACCACCAACGACAACCACCACTACCACTACAACAACTACCACCACCACAAAAGTAGCACCAACAACCACAAAAACACCCACAACCACTTTAGCAACGACAACCCCTCTTCAAACCACTGTTGTATCTACCTCTGGAAGTACCACGACTGAACAGAGCACCCCTCCTACTGACAGTTCACCTTTGACCTGTAACGTGACCGAAAGATTATGGGTGAAAACAG TGTTGTCCATCCAGATGCGACGAAATCGCCTAGAAGCTGGAATGAGACAGAACCTGTATAAAGGTTTCACGCAGACACTGCAGAGGGCGTTCAATGACAGCAACGTCCGTGTTCAG TTGGAAAAAGATATCTGCACGCCTTCTAATGTGACTGTGGGCTACTACATCTTGAGAGGGAAGACCGTGTTGGTGGCCTCTGTTGTGATGGACACATTAGCTTCCTATGGTTTTGACAAGCTACTGAGTGACATCAGAGAGTATGTTCCTGTGGTTTTGGCCATCCCCAGTCCTGTGGCCCCCTGGCTGCCCAGCCTCGGCATCCACCTGCAGCTCAAAACGG TTCTCAGGTTTGTCGGACCAACAGATAACATCAAGTCTTGCGGGTTCATCCAAATGATGGAGCAACGATTGGAAAATGTGTTTGCTGAAGCGCAGGAGAAAGTGGAGGATTCTTATGGGACTCTTTCTGTTGAG ATTCTGAACACGTATCAAACGGGGAATTCGTTGGCAGTCACTCTGGTGTATGTGGTGTGGAATGGTAGCACTCCGTTGAACGGTACTGTGTCCAGCGGTCTCCTTAACCAGCTCACTGCCGAGCTGGTGGGCTACTTTCTCTTCTTCCCCCCTCTGATCATCGCTGAGC CTCTAGAGTACCACAACCTTAACACTTCAGCAGCAACCCGAGATTACTGGGTAATCACAG TAATTCAGGACGTTGACAGCTCTTCTCTTGAGGGGAGTTATCAGAGCTTTGCTAGTCTAATGGAGCAGCGCCTGGCGGAGCTCTTTCTGGTTGCCAGTCGACGTGGCCTCCGCTTCAGGAGAGCCACGACTGTAGGCGATTACACTGTCCAG ATGGTTAGCATCCGACGACTGTCTGGTCCTAAGAACCCAGCTGAAATGACCTACTACATACAAGTAGATGGCTCTCCCATGACTGGCACTGCTGCAGCTAAGACCCTCAACACGGTGGACTCTCAGACCATGGCTCTCACTCTGGGCTACTTCGTCCAAGTTCAAGCAGAGC CGGTGGTGAAGAGTCTGCCTAGTAACCTCTGGATACTGGCGGTCCTGATTCCTGTATCACTGGTGATGATTGTGGTGGTTATGGCAGGTGCCATCATATGCAGGAGAAACCGAACTGTATTCAAAACCAGCGCGTTTCGCAATTTTCATCCCCGCACCAAG ACCTCGTATCGAAGAGATGGGAGTTATCACCACCAG CCTGTGCAGGGTTTCGACTATGCCAAACAGCACATGGGCCAGCCAGGTGAGGAGGCTCTCACTGTCACCAAGGAAACACTTGTCCTGTCCCTCCCGGTACGGGACGCCCCTCTTACACAAGAGAGGGTGGCGGTGTTACAAGATGGTACGGCCTCAAAAAGACCTCAGTCGACGGAGATGCATCTCAG CAGGTTGCCAAGCGAGGAAGGCTCTGTTTCGAGCAACGAATCTGGGAAGCTGAACACGGGTAGAAGCTCCACAGCTCGGAGATCAACGGCACAGAAAGCACCCAAAGAAGAGCAACACACAAGAAATG ACCATTATGACTCTCTAACTGGCTCTCTACGCCTCATCACCATCAAGCCTATGGCTGCCCCACTCAACTACTCCTATCCTGACTCCTCCAATCACAGCCAAGACTCTGTCATCCTGAATGGAGAG GTCAACATGGGGCTGAAGCAGAAGTCGGACATCGAGCATTACCGGAATAAGCTGAGGTTAAAAGCTAAAAGGAAAGGTTACAGTGACGGGCCGGTCACCGGCAGCAGTGGCCACATGTACAGCCATCGAGACCGGATGAGGCGTGAGAATGCTTCCCTGGACCTGGAAGATCTGAGGGGGCCGAAGGAGGACAGGAAACCCTCCACTTACGTCAAGTACCGCAGGAG TGACTCCCACAGGGAACCTGCATATTGGAGCAGGCAGTCTCTGAACACCCCGAGCCCTGTAGAGACAGAGATGGACATGCTGGTCATGAGGGAGAGATCTAGAAGGGGCATCCGCAACAGTGGCTACGAT GGTGAGCCCGAGCCATTTGAAGAGACGGATGTGGACCGTCTTCTGAGTTCCTTGGGTTTCGGCGGTGGTCACCAGGTCAAAGGTCATTCGGACTCGTCCACCTTGAGCTCGCAGCCCTCCATCGATGAAGTGAGGCAGCAGATGCACCTCCTCTTGGACAACGCCTTTGGTTTGGCCTCTGCTGAGCCAAACCCGGGcaaccaccaccaccatcaccaccacccTCACAGTCCGTACAACCCCAGCCACAGTAGCCCTTACCTGGACGGAGTTACCAGTGCACCTGGGACTATGAACCACCCCAATGGAGCTCTACAGCGCGGCTCCTCCTTTGGGCCGGATATGCACCAGTGTAGCCTCCCCAAACCA GGATTCAGGTTTACCCAGCTGCCTGATATGGGTTTGGGTTCCCCGCCACCCCTCATCCCTCCAAGAGGCGGAGCCCCACCTGGAACTTCACTAAGATG CTCCACACCAGACATGAGTCTGAAGCCTGGTGTGTCTGAGGCCTCAGAGATGAGTCAGCACAATGGCACCCCCTACCTGCCAATCAACCGAGCTCCTTTCCCTGCTGTTACCGTCGACGAGTCTATGACAAGCTACTcag GAAACCCAATGACAGCAGTATATGCCATATCTGCCAACCGCCCCGGCTACTCGGACTACTTCGTCCTGTCTCCACCGTCCTCCTACCGGAGCCCGTCTTGGATGTCCTACCCTCCAGAGCCAGAGGACCTTCCGCATCAGTGGAATGACACGGTTAAG AACCAGTGTCACCTGGAGACCATCTGCTGA
- the LOC109111942 gene encoding UPF0606 protein KIAA1549L-like isoform X3 — protein sequence MAPRNARNNFYILGSGSGNGNAGTKGMSEWIGLSLCRKCVDLDGVWTKCLISVGITLLLVPSIFAIDDEARLEASGQPLSPSQDPTGGPNITVSSSLLEDEDFASQYHSPSARAESTREQPVFASVQTLQVAETQPQALVYSLPSPPGNSDNRTNQKSPGEQAVKVPNPPSPAHKLNSVLTTSSDETLSEFPRNPDLPTAPGSSFMIVAETDATLSDNVTTSVSFSAFNGTSPERAENASSGASASSNSHTVTSDNLQLTTVTTTTVTPLTVTSMTVTPPTAIVVAKEVATTIPTTTATQTTTTETEPPTTTTTTTTTTTTTTKVAPTTTKTPTTTLATTTPLQTTVVSTSGSTTTEQSTPPTDSSPLTCNVTERLWVKTVLSIQMRRNRLEAGMRQNLYKGFTQTLQRAFNDSNVRVQLEKDICTPSNVTVGYYILRGKTVLVASVVMDTLASYGFDKLLSDIREYVPVVLAIPSPVAPWLPSLGIHLQLKTVLRFVGPTDNIKSCGFIQMMEQRLENVFAEAQEKVEDSYGTLSVEILNTYQTGNSLAVTLVYVVWNGSTPLNGTVSSGLLNQLTAELVGYFLFFPPLIIAEPLEYHNLNTSAATRDYWVITVIQDVDSSSLEGSYQSFASLMEQRLAELFLVASRRGLRFRRATTVGDYTVQMVSIRRLSGPKNPAEMTYYIQVDGSPMTGTAAAKTLNTVDSQTMALTLGYFVQVQAEPVVKSLPSNLWILAVLIPVSLVMIVVVMAGAIICRRNRTVFKTSAFRNFHPRTKTSYRRDGSYHHQPVQGFDYAKQHMGQPGEEALTVTKETLVLSLPVRDAPLTQERVAVLQDGTASKRPQSTEMHLSRLPSEEGSVSSNESGKLNTGRSSTARRSTAQKAPKEEQHTRNDHYDSLTGSLRLITIKPMAAPLNYSYPDSSNHSQDSVILNGEVNMGLKQKSDIEHYRNKLRLKAKRKGYSDGPVTGSSGHMYSHRDRMRRENASLDLEDLRGPKEDRKPSTYVKYRRSDSHREPAYWSRQSLNTPSPVETEMDMLVMRERSRRGIRNSGYDGEPEPFEETDVDRLLSSLGFGGGHQVKGHSDSSTLSSQPSIDEVRQQMHLLLDNAFGLASAEPNPGNHHHHHHHPHSPYNPSHSSPYLDGVTSAPGTMNHPNGALQRGSSFGPDMHQCSLPKPGFRFTQLPDMGLGSPPPLIPPRGGAPPGTSLRCSTPDMSLKPGVSEASEMSQHNGTPYLPINRAPFPAVTVDESMTSYSAVYAISANRPGYSDYFVLSPPSSYRSPSWMSYPPEPEDLPHQWNDTVKNQCHLETIC from the exons ATGAAGCAAGACTCGAGGCATCAGGACAACCCCTCAGTCCTTCCCAGGATCCAACCGGCGGCCCAAACATCACAGTCTCTTCGTCACTGCTGGAGGACGAAGACTTCGCCTCGCAGTACCACTCTCCATCAGCGAGGGCAGAAAGCACAAGGGAGCAGCCTGTGTTTGCCTCGGTGCAGACCCTGCAGGTTGCAGAGACACAGCCTCAGGCGCTGGTGTATTCTCTGCCCTCCCCACCCGGCAACAGTGACAATCGCACCAATCAAAAGTCCCCTGGGGAGCAGGCCGTCAAAGTGCCAAATCCACCGTCCCCGGCACATAAACTCAACAGTGTCTTGACCACTAGCTCAG ACGAGACTCTTAGTGAATTCCCCAGAAACCCTGATCTTCCCACCGCCCCGGGATCCTCTTTCATGATTGTGGCAGAGACAGATGCTACACTCTCTGACAATGTGACAACTTCAGTCTCCTTTTCCGCTTTTAACGGCACTTCTCCTGAAAGAGCTGAAAACGCTTCATCCGGCGCTTCAGCAAGCAGCAACTCCCACACTGTGACCAGCGACAATCTCCAGCTCACCACAGTGACCACCACGACTGTCACGCCCTTAACTGTGACATCAATGACTGTGACTCCACCCACTGCCATTGTTGTGGCAAAAGAGGTCGCGACCACCATACCAACCACCACAGCCACCCAGACCACAACAACCGAGACAGAACCACCAACGACAACCACCACTACCACTACAACAACTACCACCACCACAAAAGTAGCACCAACAACCACAAAAACACCCACAACCACTTTAGCAACGACAACCCCTCTTCAAACCACTGTTGTATCTACCTCTGGAAGTACCACGACTGAACAGAGCACCCCTCCTACTGACAGTTCACCTTTGACCTGTAACGTGACCGAAAGATTATGGGTGAAAACAG TGTTGTCCATCCAGATGCGACGAAATCGCCTAGAAGCTGGAATGAGACAGAACCTGTATAAAGGTTTCACGCAGACACTGCAGAGGGCGTTCAATGACAGCAACGTCCGTGTTCAG TTGGAAAAAGATATCTGCACGCCTTCTAATGTGACTGTGGGCTACTACATCTTGAGAGGGAAGACCGTGTTGGTGGCCTCTGTTGTGATGGACACATTAGCTTCCTATGGTTTTGACAAGCTACTGAGTGACATCAGAGAGTATGTTCCTGTGGTTTTGGCCATCCCCAGTCCTGTGGCCCCCTGGCTGCCCAGCCTCGGCATCCACCTGCAGCTCAAAACGG TTCTCAGGTTTGTCGGACCAACAGATAACATCAAGTCTTGCGGGTTCATCCAAATGATGGAGCAACGATTGGAAAATGTGTTTGCTGAAGCGCAGGAGAAAGTGGAGGATTCTTATGGGACTCTTTCTGTTGAG ATTCTGAACACGTATCAAACGGGGAATTCGTTGGCAGTCACTCTGGTGTATGTGGTGTGGAATGGTAGCACTCCGTTGAACGGTACTGTGTCCAGCGGTCTCCTTAACCAGCTCACTGCCGAGCTGGTGGGCTACTTTCTCTTCTTCCCCCCTCTGATCATCGCTGAGC CTCTAGAGTACCACAACCTTAACACTTCAGCAGCAACCCGAGATTACTGGGTAATCACAG TAATTCAGGACGTTGACAGCTCTTCTCTTGAGGGGAGTTATCAGAGCTTTGCTAGTCTAATGGAGCAGCGCCTGGCGGAGCTCTTTCTGGTTGCCAGTCGACGTGGCCTCCGCTTCAGGAGAGCCACGACTGTAGGCGATTACACTGTCCAG ATGGTTAGCATCCGACGACTGTCTGGTCCTAAGAACCCAGCTGAAATGACCTACTACATACAAGTAGATGGCTCTCCCATGACTGGCACTGCTGCAGCTAAGACCCTCAACACGGTGGACTCTCAGACCATGGCTCTCACTCTGGGCTACTTCGTCCAAGTTCAAGCAGAGC CGGTGGTGAAGAGTCTGCCTAGTAACCTCTGGATACTGGCGGTCCTGATTCCTGTATCACTGGTGATGATTGTGGTGGTTATGGCAGGTGCCATCATATGCAGGAGAAACCGAACTGTATTCAAAACCAGCGCGTTTCGCAATTTTCATCCCCGCACCAAG ACCTCGTATCGAAGAGATGGGAGTTATCACCACCAG CCTGTGCAGGGTTTCGACTATGCCAAACAGCACATGGGCCAGCCAGGTGAGGAGGCTCTCACTGTCACCAAGGAAACACTTGTCCTGTCCCTCCCGGTACGGGACGCCCCTCTTACACAAGAGAGGGTGGCGGTGTTACAAGATGGTACGGCCTCAAAAAGACCTCAGTCGACGGAGATGCATCTCAG CAGGTTGCCAAGCGAGGAAGGCTCTGTTTCGAGCAACGAATCTGGGAAGCTGAACACGGGTAGAAGCTCCACAGCTCGGAGATCAACGGCACAGAAAGCACCCAAAGAAGAGCAACACACAAGAAATG ACCATTATGACTCTCTAACTGGCTCTCTACGCCTCATCACCATCAAGCCTATGGCTGCCCCACTCAACTACTCCTATCCTGACTCCTCCAATCACAGCCAAGACTCTGTCATCCTGAATGGAGAG GTCAACATGGGGCTGAAGCAGAAGTCGGACATCGAGCATTACCGGAATAAGCTGAGGTTAAAAGCTAAAAGGAAAGGTTACAGTGACGGGCCGGTCACCGGCAGCAGTGGCCACATGTACAGCCATCGAGACCGGATGAGGCGTGAGAATGCTTCCCTGGACCTGGAAGATCTGAGGGGGCCGAAGGAGGACAGGAAACCCTCCACTTACGTCAAGTACCGCAGGAG TGACTCCCACAGGGAACCTGCATATTGGAGCAGGCAGTCTCTGAACACCCCGAGCCCTGTAGAGACAGAGATGGACATGCTGGTCATGAGGGAGAGATCTAGAAGGGGCATCCGCAACAGTGGCTACGAT GGTGAGCCCGAGCCATTTGAAGAGACGGATGTGGACCGTCTTCTGAGTTCCTTGGGTTTCGGCGGTGGTCACCAGGTCAAAGGTCATTCGGACTCGTCCACCTTGAGCTCGCAGCCCTCCATCGATGAAGTGAGGCAGCAGATGCACCTCCTCTTGGACAACGCCTTTGGTTTGGCCTCTGCTGAGCCAAACCCGGGcaaccaccaccaccatcaccaccacccTCACAGTCCGTACAACCCCAGCCACAGTAGCCCTTACCTGGACGGAGTTACCAGTGCACCTGGGACTATGAACCACCCCAATGGAGCTCTACAGCGCGGCTCCTCCTTTGGGCCGGATATGCACCAGTGTAGCCTCCCCAAACCA GGATTCAGGTTTACCCAGCTGCCTGATATGGGTTTGGGTTCCCCGCCACCCCTCATCCCTCCAAGAGGCGGAGCCCCACCTGGAACTTCACTAAGATG CTCCACACCAGACATGAGTCTGAAGCCTGGTGTGTCTGAGGCCTCAGAGATGAGTCAGCACAATGGCACCCCCTACCTGCCAATCAACCGAGCTCCTTTCCCTGCTGTTACCGTCGACGAGTCTATGACAAGCTACTcag CAGTATATGCCATATCTGCCAACCGCCCCGGCTACTCGGACTACTTCGTCCTGTCTCCACCGTCCTCCTACCGGAGCCCGTCTTGGATGTCCTACCCTCCAGAGCCAGAGGACCTTCCGCATCAGTGGAATGACACGGTTAAG AACCAGTGTCACCTGGAGACCATCTGCTGA